In Pseudomonas sp. MYb327, one DNA window encodes the following:
- a CDS encoding L,D-transpeptidase family protein, whose product MGQLTRLFVISRVFLMVFLISGTAMGETSPIMPLSPPVSERSAAPDDVVGQAIQVVLEPLQSAFPPLLTSRKHQRVDVSRVVMDFYSHRNYRAAWTDGRDVSQLLKSLNDTQIDGLVPEDFRIAELAQAQLALQATAPTPAQLAAFDLAATRTYITALLQLRRGKVDPSRLDFHWNFDPVGVDPREDVNNFFAALDTHDVASAFAQAPPQETVYRNMRDGLAQLRRVRDAGGWPKIAEGQSLKPGMDGAAVAQLRARLVAGGYLAPSIKKRTDYDASVSAAVKKYQTEQYLGADGVAGKTTLEALNVPVEARIDQVRVNMERARWLLYKLQGTFVVVDIAGYKVALYRDGKPIWRSRVQVGKPFRSTPVFQSEITYITFNPTWTVPPTILVKDMLPKIQQNPNYLAANRIRALDRQGNELDPSTIDWYNARGITLRQDAGPENSLGQVVIRFPNDYAIYLHDTPHRELFAKSMRATSSGCIRVENPLQLVELLFNDPVRWNSDGIQKQLAKGKTENISLPVKVPVLLAYWTVDLSNEGRVTFKPDVYGYDSPVLRQLNLPSKLPALDLPRAETVLMVTGQGNSSQ is encoded by the coding sequence ATGGGGCAATTAACAAGGTTATTCGTCATAAGCCGCGTTTTTTTAATGGTCTTTCTGATCAGCGGCACTGCGATGGGTGAAACGTCGCCGATCATGCCGCTATCTCCGCCAGTGAGCGAGCGCAGCGCTGCTCCCGATGATGTTGTCGGCCAGGCGATTCAGGTAGTGCTGGAACCCCTGCAATCGGCGTTTCCGCCGTTACTCACTTCGCGCAAGCATCAGCGGGTGGATGTGAGCCGAGTGGTCATGGATTTCTATTCGCACCGCAACTACCGCGCGGCCTGGACGGATGGGCGCGATGTCTCCCAGTTGCTAAAAAGCCTGAACGACACCCAGATCGACGGTCTGGTCCCAGAGGACTTCCGCATTGCCGAATTGGCCCAGGCGCAATTGGCGCTGCAAGCCACTGCGCCGACACCAGCACAATTGGCGGCATTCGATCTCGCGGCAACCCGCACCTATATCACCGCGTTGCTGCAGTTGCGGCGCGGTAAAGTCGATCCGTCACGTCTGGATTTCCATTGGAACTTCGACCCGGTCGGTGTTGATCCCCGTGAGGATGTGAACAACTTCTTCGCCGCCCTCGATACCCACGATGTTGCCAGTGCCTTTGCTCAAGCGCCGCCGCAAGAGACGGTTTATCGCAACATGCGTGATGGCCTGGCGCAGTTACGTCGGGTTCGGGACGCGGGTGGTTGGCCGAAAATCGCCGAAGGGCAATCGCTCAAGCCTGGAATGGACGGTGCAGCGGTCGCTCAGTTGCGCGCGCGTTTGGTGGCCGGCGGTTACCTGGCGCCGAGCATAAAGAAGCGGACCGATTACGATGCCAGCGTCAGCGCCGCCGTGAAAAAATATCAAACCGAACAATACCTGGGTGCGGATGGCGTAGCAGGGAAGACAACCCTGGAGGCACTCAATGTGCCCGTCGAGGCGCGGATCGATCAGGTCCGGGTGAACATGGAGCGTGCGCGCTGGTTGCTTTACAAACTGCAAGGCACTTTTGTCGTCGTTGACATTGCCGGGTATAAAGTTGCGCTGTACCGCGACGGTAAGCCGATCTGGCGATCTCGCGTGCAGGTTGGCAAGCCGTTTCGCAGCACGCCGGTGTTTCAGTCGGAAATTACCTATATCACCTTCAACCCTACCTGGACCGTGCCGCCGACGATTCTGGTCAAGGATATGCTGCCCAAGATTCAACAGAATCCGAATTACCTGGCCGCGAACCGGATCCGGGCGCTCGACCGACAAGGCAATGAGCTCGATCCGTCGACCATCGATTGGTACAACGCGCGCGGTATCACCTTGCGCCAGGACGCCGGACCGGAAAACTCCCTGGGGCAGGTAGTGATTCGCTTCCCCAACGACTATGCGATTTACCTGCACGACACACCGCACCGCGAGTTGTTCGCCAAATCCATGCGCGCCACCAGTTCCGGATGCATTCGGGTAGAGAACCCGTTGCAATTGGTCGAGTTGTTGTTCAACGACCCGGTGCGCTGGAACAGTGACGGCATCCAAAAGCAGCTGGCCAAGGGTAAAACCGAAAATATAAGCCTGCCCGTCAAGGTGCCGGTGCTGTTGGCGTACTGGACCGTGGACTTGAGCAATGAGGGGCGGGTGACGTTCAAACCGGATGTTTACGGCTATGACTCCCCGGTACTGCGCCAGCTTAATCTGCCGTCAAAACTGCCCGCACTGGACTTGCCGCGGGCAGAAACGGTGCTGATGGTGACGGGGCAAGGAAACAGTAGCCAGTGA
- a CDS encoding murein L,D-transpeptidase catalytic domain family protein — MALHRFGFLFTALLSTSAYLPSAYADSLEIALAKAAPNANAKVIALAVRATQCTRAQGAAPAQRLAVIDYSLPSTEQRLWVFDLKKRKLLFQELVAHGRNSGENMATQFSNQNESYATSLGLFRTQESYRGQNGYSLRMEGLEPGFNDNAFDRAIVIHGAPYVSPVLARANGRIGRSLGCPAVRPAIAHRLIDSMKDGQLLFSYYPDQRWLKSSSYINCGSGTVASSEKLTKRQ, encoded by the coding sequence ATGGCGCTACACCGCTTTGGCTTCCTGTTCACAGCCCTGCTGTCGACGTCGGCTTATCTGCCATCAGCCTACGCCGATTCGCTGGAAATCGCTCTGGCCAAAGCCGCTCCCAATGCAAATGCCAAGGTCATCGCCCTGGCAGTCCGCGCAACACAATGCACCCGCGCCCAAGGCGCCGCCCCAGCACAGAGATTAGCAGTGATTGATTACTCCCTGCCCTCCACAGAACAACGCCTGTGGGTATTCGATCTTAAAAAGCGCAAATTGCTGTTCCAGGAACTCGTCGCCCATGGCCGCAACAGCGGCGAAAACATGGCCACCCAGTTCTCCAACCAGAACGAAAGCTACGCCACCAGCCTCGGTCTTTTCCGCACCCAGGAAAGCTATCGCGGCCAGAACGGCTACTCGCTGCGCATGGAAGGCCTGGAACCTGGCTTCAACGATAACGCGTTTGATCGCGCAATCGTCATTCACGGCGCACCGTACGTCAGCCCTGTGCTGGCCCGCGCCAACGGCCGGATAGGCCGTAGCCTGGGTTGTCCGGCAGTCAGGCCGGCGATTGCCCATCGGCTGATTGACTCGATGAAGGACGGGCAATTGCTGTTTTCCTACTATCCGGATCAGCGCTGGCTGAAGTCATCTTCCTACATCAATTGTGGGAGCGGTACGGTGGCATCGTCGGAAAAGCTTACTAAACGCCAGTAA
- a CDS encoding transporter substrate-binding domain-containing protein, producing the protein MKNSTSVMLLGGLFALSFGTQAQEVPSHLDSVIQQGQLRVCTTGDYKPYTSKAEDGEYSGIDIAMARSLADSLGVKVEWVPTTWKTLMPDMLAGKCDIGMGGISVTLERQKKAFFSTTLDVDGKIPLVRCEDQALYQTVEQINQPSVRLVEPAGGTNEAFVHAFLPKAQLSLHDNVTIFQELLDKKADVMITDASEAMYQQKLKPGLCAVNPTKYMQYGEKAYLLPRDDMTWKLYVDQWLHLAKVTGNYQKILGQWVAMPETK; encoded by the coding sequence ATGAAAAACAGCACAAGCGTAATGCTGCTCGGTGGCCTGTTCGCTCTATCTTTTGGCACGCAGGCACAGGAAGTCCCCTCGCATCTGGATAGCGTCATTCAACAAGGCCAACTGCGCGTCTGCACGACGGGCGACTACAAACCCTATACCTCCAAGGCCGAAGACGGCGAATACTCGGGCATCGATATCGCCATGGCCCGCTCACTGGCCGACAGCCTGGGCGTCAAGGTCGAGTGGGTGCCCACCACCTGGAAAACCCTGATGCCCGACATGCTCGCGGGCAAATGCGACATCGGCATGGGCGGAATTTCGGTCACCCTCGAACGACAGAAAAAAGCCTTCTTCAGCACCACGCTGGACGTCGACGGCAAAATCCCGCTGGTGCGCTGCGAAGATCAGGCGTTGTATCAAACCGTCGAGCAGATCAACCAGCCTTCGGTTCGCCTGGTTGAACCCGCTGGGGGCACCAACGAAGCTTTCGTTCACGCCTTCCTGCCCAAGGCGCAATTGAGCCTTCACGACAACGTGACCATCTTTCAAGAACTGCTTGATAAGAAGGCCGACGTGATGATCACCGACGCCTCGGAAGCGATGTACCAGCAGAAACTCAAACCGGGACTGTGCGCGGTCAACCCCACGAAATATATGCAATACGGTGAAAAGGCTTATCTGCTGCCGCGTGATGACATGACCTGGAAGTTGTACGTCGATCAGTGGCTGCATCTGGCCAAGGTGACGGGTAATTACCAGAAGATTCTGGGGCAGTGGGTGGCAATGCCTGAGACGAAATAA
- a CDS encoding CopG family transcriptional regulator → MTGISLNLPEDLSNSLADLAKTNGQTASYLAMDVLRDYIEHEKTLTAQIELAVKEADEGKFATDEQVAAMRARRWSRNAG, encoded by the coding sequence ATGACCGGTATATCTCTGAACCTGCCGGAAGACCTGTCGAATTCTCTCGCCGACCTGGCAAAGACAAATGGCCAAACTGCGAGCTATCTGGCGATGGACGTCCTTCGCGATTACATCGAACACGAGAAGACTCTGACTGCGCAGATCGAACTGGCCGTGAAAGAAGCCGACGAAGGCAAATTCGCCACGGATGAACAAGTAGCCGCAATGCGTGCCCGGCGCTGGAGCCGGAATGCGGGTTGA
- a CDS encoding type II toxin-antitoxin system RelE/ParE family toxin, whose protein sequence is MRVEWLEKALKNLEDEGNYIALENPKAADDFSDAIFASVDKLAQFPAMGREGRVKNTREWAVPNWSYLIPYRVRGDRLQILGVFHTRQRPRSKW, encoded by the coding sequence ATGCGGGTTGAGTGGCTGGAAAAGGCTCTCAAAAACCTGGAAGACGAAGGCAATTACATTGCCCTCGAAAATCCAAAAGCTGCTGACGACTTCTCCGATGCGATCTTCGCCAGCGTAGACAAATTGGCCCAATTCCCCGCCATGGGACGCGAAGGCAGGGTCAAAAATACGCGCGAATGGGCGGTGCCCAACTGGTCCTATCTGATCCCCTATCGTGTACGTGGTGATCGCCTTCAGATTCTCGGCGTGTTTCACACCCGACAACGCCCACGCTCCAAGTGGTGA
- the dusA gene encoding tRNA dihydrouridine(20/20a) synthase DusA: MPLPTASLSRRFSVAPMMDWTDRHCRFFLRLLSKNALLYTEMVTTGALLNGDHERFLRHNEAEHPLALQLGGSVPLDLAACARMAQDHGYDEVNLNVGCPSDRVQNNMIGACLMGHPQLVADCVKAMRDAVSIPVTVKHRIGINGRDSYEELCDFVGTVREAGCTSFTVHARIAILEGLSPKENRDIPPLRYDVAARLKADFPELEIILNGGIKTLEACHEHLQTFDGVMLGREAYHNPYVMAEVDQQLFGSTAPVITRAEALAQLRPYIAAHIEAGGSMHHITRHVLGLGTGFPGARKFRQLLSVDIHKAKEPLALLDQAAELLEGR, translated from the coding sequence ATGCCATTACCAACTGCTTCGCTCTCCCGCCGCTTCTCCGTCGCACCTATGATGGACTGGACGGATAGACATTGCCGTTTCTTCCTGCGCCTGCTGTCAAAGAACGCCCTGCTCTACACCGAAATGGTCACCACCGGCGCGTTGCTCAACGGTGATCACGAGCGCTTCCTGCGCCACAACGAAGCCGAGCATCCGCTCGCATTGCAACTCGGCGGCAGTGTTCCGCTGGACCTGGCCGCTTGCGCACGCATGGCCCAGGACCATGGTTACGACGAGGTGAATCTAAACGTCGGCTGCCCAAGTGACCGGGTGCAGAACAACATGATCGGCGCGTGCCTGATGGGGCATCCGCAGTTGGTGGCAGATTGTGTGAAGGCAATGCGTGACGCGGTGTCGATTCCGGTGACGGTGAAGCATCGCATCGGCATCAACGGGCGGGACAGTTACGAGGAGTTGTGTGATTTCGTCGGCACGGTTCGCGAGGCCGGGTGCACCAGTTTTACCGTGCATGCGCGAATTGCGATTCTGGAGGGATTGTCGCCGAAGGAAAATCGCGACATTCCGCCACTGCGGTATGACGTGGCGGCGCGGTTGAAGGCGGATTTTCCGGAGCTGGAGATCATTCTTAACGGCGGGATCAAGACGCTGGAAGCCTGTCACGAGCATTTGCAGACGTTTGACGGTGTGATGCTCGGTCGCGAGGCGTATCACAACCCTTATGTGATGGCTGAAGTGGATCAGCAGTTGTTCGGCAGCACGGCGCCGGTGATCACTCGCGCTGAGGCGCTGGCGCAGTTGCGGCCTTACATTGCTGCGCACATTGAGGCGGGCGGTTCGATGCATCACATCACCCGGCATGTGCTGGGGCTGGGTACCGGTTTCCCGGGAGCACGCAAGTTTCGGCAGTTGTTGTCGGTGGATATCCATAAGGCCAAAGAGCCATTGGCGTTGCTGGATCAGGCGGCGGAGTTGCTTGAAGGGCGCTGA